In Runella sp. SP2, the genomic window ACCACAACAAGGCACAGAAACTTGCGAGCATGAGGGTCTTATTCATACTGATTTCACTTTTTGTGTAGGGAGAATGGGGAATAATGTGAGTGGATTTATTTTTTTGAATGCGAGTTTGTTTTGTAAAGCGGGGGAGCATTGGGGTGTTGGGCCAATTCTCGTAAGAGGCTATCTTTCTCTTGGTTGTGACGAATACATTCCGAAAGTTGCTGCCGACAATACACATTATCGACACTGCTAGCCACGCTGGCTAATTCAAATTCATAGAGGCTCCGTTGGCGGGTTTGTTGGTAAAGTAAAAAGCCGTTGAAGCCTAGTGACAGGGCCAACGTGAGTCCTAAACCGTAAAGCAAAATCGATGGAAAATAATGGCGTCGCATAGGTGATATGCTGTGTTAATTGACAAAACAAAGCAACCACTTAGGTATTAAAACGATGTGAGAAGGAAATTAGAAAACATTAGAGAAAGAAACCAACACGGTGGTACCCTCGTCGATTTTAGAATTCAAATGAAGAAAGCCTTGGTGTAGCTCAATGATTTTCTGCGTCATGGCTAAGCCAATGCCAAACCCAGGAACGCCTTCTACGTTTTTTCCTCGGTAAAGTGGGTCAAAAATGTGGGCAATATCGACTTCGGCAATGCCCCGTCCGTGGTCTTTGATGATGACCAAAATTTTATCAGAAGTCGTCTGAAGTTGTACTGAAACGGCCTCAGTAGAGTACTTGCAGGCATTGTCGAGGAGGTTTAGAAAGGCAGTGGTCAGCAAAGTTGCATTTCCTTTTACTGTCAGCGAGTGGTCGTCGTCGGTTGTAAATTGAAGGGGTAAACTTCGGTGCGGGTATTTGGCATGAATTTGCCCCAGTGCCGTCAGCAAACAATCATCCACCTGCACACTTTGGAGGGTAAGCGCCCCATCGGTGACGCGTGCCAGTCCGAGCAAACTATTGGTGAGCGAAATGACCTTTTTTAATTCTTCCACGGCGACTTCCATGCTGTCGCGCCAGTCGTTGGGGTTTTGGTCGTAGCGGAGCGATGTTTCGAGCGTGCCGAGGGTGTTGGTAAGCGGAGTACGAAGTTCGTGCGAGGCGTGGGCCACAAAACTCCGTTGGGAGACAAAGGCATCTTCGAGCCGAAAGAGCATTTGGTTGAAGGTCATCGCAAGCTGCGCAATTTCGTCGCGGCGGTTGCCTTCGTTGACGCGTTTGTGTAGGTCTTTGGCGGTAATTTGCTCAACTTCGTCCACGATTTGCGAAATGGGTTTCAACACCCTTCCCGAAAAATACCAACCTGCTAATACAATCAGGGAAAATCCTAACATATTGGCCAACAGTAGGATTTGCTGTAACGTGCCAAGTTTGGCAAATCCAATGCGGTCGTAGCCCGAGGCAAAAATGAAAAAGCGCTGCCCTTGGTCATTGTAAGGAATCAAAATGGACTCAAGGTGGCCTGCACGAAATTCAAAAATGGCATCAGAAGAGGGTAGATGTGGGATTTTTTCTTTGTAATAGTCTGATTCTTTGAGGGTTCGGTTGGTAAAAACTAACTTATGTTGTTGGTCAAAAATACTAATTTGTTCCTCGACAATGGTGAGCAAATCGGTACGAACCATGTTTTTAAAAAAATCATCGTGCAGGTGCCGCCTCGAAATCAAAACCCTTCCTGCAACCCGTGCTTTTCCCTCCAATCGGCTATAAAATTCTTCTTGGCGGTATAACGAGTAAAAATACCAAACCAACAACGACAGCGTCACCTGAATGGCCGTGGCAAGCAGGGTAAAAATAATGGTAAGTCGATTTCGAATGAGCATATTTAGAGAAACGATTATCCTTCGCGTAGCACATAACCCATTCCGACGATGGTGTGGAGGAGTTTGGTAGAAAAGCCTTTGTCTATTTTTTTGCGTAAATAGCTGATATAGACGTCAATGACGTTGGTGCTGCTGTCAAAATCCAAGCTCCAAACGCGTTCGCTTATGTCCACCCGTGAGATGATTTTCCCTTTGTTGAGCATCAAATATTCCATTAAAGAGTACTCGCGCGTCGTGAGGTTGATGCGTTGGCCAGCGCGAGTGACTGTCTTGGTATCAAGGTTCAGTTCCAAATCTGCCAACCGTAAGATTTGCTTTGGTTTGGTGCCGCTTCGCCGCGTGAGTGCCCGAAGACGCAAAAGAAGTTCCTGAAATTCAAAAGGTTTGGCAAGATAGTCGTCCGCGCCCGCGTTAAAGCCATCGGCTTTGTCTGCGAGGCTATCGAGGGCCGTTAGCATCAAAACGGGGACGCTTTCATTGTCAGCCCGAATAAGCTGACATAACTCAAAACCATTGATGTGAGGGAGGTTAACGTCCAACAAAATGATGTCGTAACTATTTTTACGAAAAAGTGACAGACCCATGCGCCCGTCGTAGGCAACTTCTACTTCATAGCCTTCGGCCGAAATACCTTTTCGGATAAAAGAGGCGAGTCTATACTCGTCTTCCACTAATAAGATTTTCATACAAACGATGTGGGTTGTTGATGTGTCAAAGTGTTCGTTTCCACCCCTTTAGAGGGTGTGCTGTTGCTGCAAATATATACACCGACTTGATTGGGTAGGCATACATACACTTCTCACAAAGCGATTTTAATCCTTTTTTCATACCCGCTTGCGACAATTAAGTCGCACTATTTGGCATAAAAAAAGCGATAAAAGAAGGGCTCATCTAAAAAACTGACGTGGGATAAGTAAAAAGCATAACTTGGTCGTTTTATTTAGTTTTAAGTATCTCTCTCACAAAAGTTTGATTAACCCATGCGTTTTAAAAAACAGTCAAAATTGCAACTTTCGGCGGCAATCGGGACGGCTTGTTTGGTGGTGTCGTGTATGAAAACACCACGTACGAGCCAGCCCGTTGTCATCAAAGAAGACCCTACCAAGGCCATTGCCAGAGCCAAAGAAATCCGTGAAAAAACGCCTGTTAAGCTCGCTGATGGCCTGCAAATGACGCTTTGGGCGTCTGATTCACTTGCTCCCGACCCCGTGGCGATGGCTATCGACGACCAAGGGCGGGTCTATATCAACCGTACTAATCGCCAAAAAAATTCGGAATTTGACATTCGCGGCCACCGTGATTGGATGACGGAGTCAATCGGGCTTCAAACGGTAGAAGACCGTCGGGCGTTTTTGCGCAAAACATTTTCTCCCGAGAAAAGTAAAGCCAACGAGTGGCTCGCTGATCTCAACGAAGATGGCATACACGATTGGAAAGACTTGGCCGTTGAAAAAGACGAAATCTGGCGGTTGGAAGATACTAACAACGATGGTATCGCCGACGTTTCGCTTCGGGTGGTGGAAGACTTTTTCGAGGAAGTTACCGACGTAGCGGGTGGTATGCTGGTGCGTGCGGGCGAAATTTTTGTGGGAATTGCCCCCGACCTATGGCGTTTGAAAGATACTAATGGCGATGGTATCATGGATAAAAAGACATCCATCAGCCATGGATACGGCGTACACATTGGGTTTGGCGGACACGGAATGTCGGGTGTAACTGAAGGGCCTGATGGACGTATTTATTGGAACATTGGAGACATTGGGGCGAATATCACTGCGCCCGACGGCAAAAAATGGGAAAACCCCAATTCAGGAATTATCGCTCGTTCTAATCCTGACGGCTCTGATTTTGAGATTTTTGCCTCAGGACTTCGTAACACCCACGAGTTTGTTTTTGATGAATACGGCAACCTTATTTCGTCCGATAACGACGGTGACCACCCAGGCGAAAGCGAGCGTTTGGTGCACGTGGTACAAGGACACGATGCAGGTTGGCGTTCTAATTGGCAGTATGGAAAATACACCGATCCGCGCAACAATAAGTATAATGTGTGGATGAACGAGAAATTGTTCAAACCACGTTGGGAGGGGCAAGCGGCCTATATTTTGCCCCCAATCATGAACTACCACAACGGCCCAACGGGGATGGAGTACAACCCAGGTACGGCGCTAGGGTCGGAGTGGAAGAACAAGTTTTTCTTGGTAGAGTTTGTCGGAACGCCCTCACGGTCACACATTTGGTCCTTTGGGTTGAAACCAAAAGGAGCAACGTTTGACCTTGATGGAGAAAAAGACATTGTGAGCGGGATTTTACCAACAGGCATCAAATTTGGTCCCGACGGGGCCTTGTACGTCGCCGACTGGATTAATGGTTGGGACACCAAAAACTACGGTCGCGTCTGGAAATTGGACGTTACCAAAGATAAAAATGACCTAGCGGCCGTACGCGAAGAAACCAAGCGGATGATTCAGTTGAGTTACCCTGCGCAAACCGAAGAAAAACTGTATTCGCTGCTTTCGTACGGAGATATGCGGGTTCGTCAAAAAGCGCAATTTGAATTGGTAAATCGTGGCAAAAAAGGACTTCCGCAGTTGATAAAAGCAGCCGAACAAACGCAAAGCCAATTGGCGCGTAT contains:
- a CDS encoding HAMP domain-containing sensor histidine kinase codes for the protein MLIRNRLTIIFTLLATAIQVTLSLLVWYFYSLYRQEEFYSRLEGKARVAGRVLISRRHLHDDFFKNMVRTDLLTIVEEQISIFDQQHKLVFTNRTLKESDYYKEKIPHLPSSDAIFEFRAGHLESILIPYNDQGQRFFIFASGYDRIGFAKLGTLQQILLLANMLGFSLIVLAGWYFSGRVLKPISQIVDEVEQITAKDLHKRVNEGNRRDEIAQLAMTFNQMLFRLEDAFVSQRSFVAHASHELRTPLTNTLGTLETSLRYDQNPNDWRDSMEVAVEELKKVISLTNSLLGLARVTDGALTLQSVQVDDCLLTALGQIHAKYPHRSLPLQFTTDDDHSLTVKGNATLLTTAFLNLLDNACKYSTEAVSVQLQTTSDKILVIIKDHGRGIAEVDIAHIFDPLYRGKNVEGVPGFGIGLAMTQKIIELHQGFLHLNSKIDEGTTVLVSFSNVF
- a CDS encoding response regulator transcription factor, translating into MKILLVEDEYRLASFIRKGISAEGYEVEVAYDGRMGLSLFRKNSYDIILLDVNLPHINGFELCQLIRADNESVPVLMLTALDSLADKADGFNAGADDYLAKPFEFQELLLRLRALTRRSGTKPKQILRLADLELNLDTKTVTRAGQRINLTTREYSLMEYLMLNKGKIISRVDISERVWSLDFDSSTNVIDVYISYLRKKIDKGFSTKLLHTIVGMGYVLREG